The following coding sequences are from one Desulfonatronum thiodismutans window:
- a CDS encoding methyl-accepting chemotaxis protein, with amino-acid sequence MESRKMALSSEERRWLPWRGPNGKISLGWSCFVNKYRYPVVERTFDGIACTRARELQDWAEEQWTRMREVADELAGKRPSADTRKLLEERRDEVPDFSELFIVDHEGRLLVSSHPDRKGAASGIDPKALERGLADRFLHGPYLDPVTLRLGPSTSRFHDEATLMFLHPVRLDGQAAGCVCGRVPNDVLGDLIQREAGHVFPESGDNYLFMAKSRFDPSIAQGTALSRSRFEDDTFSFGENLKSGVHTQWGTVKVKKHTEFELRFTDPATGELHPGVRETIRKGENLFVEYPGYSDYRHIPVIGRGITFQMPGSPDKWGMMCEGDLEEVYRPRSVSFRLISAAAPLVLAPLAVMAVAAAGGAPLLPSLAAALLVAFVGMIAFSRRIPKKLSERLDLMTGTLLGVAECGAGLSSRLDASRMGNDETSQLARWINSFMDKLDGIVQKNVRETEKANQARAAAVKATALAESAKREGMLAAASQLEGVIGGVNHAINDLVGQVEQANRGVNEQDAKISETATAMEEMNATVMEVARNASNAASGADKARVEAEQGVDIVGRSIESISKVQQMSLSVKESLDQLGTQAMQINSIMSVIDDIADQTNLLALNAAIEAARAGDAGRGFAVVADEVRKLAEKTMVATKEVEVAVTSIQSGTNDNIQGMNNAVCAVDEAIALANRSGEALRNILTFAREVANQVGSIAAATEQQSSASEEVNRSLSDINRITSATAQVMEQATKAISDLSSQSSELRELMNSLR; translated from the coding sequence ATGGAATCTCGGAAAATGGCCTTGTCGTCGGAGGAACGTCGGTGGTTGCCCTGGCGCGGGCCGAACGGAAAGATATCCCTGGGCTGGTCCTGTTTTGTGAATAAATATCGATATCCCGTTGTGGAGCGGACTTTTGACGGCATTGCCTGCACCAGAGCTCGGGAGCTTCAGGACTGGGCTGAGGAGCAATGGACGCGGATGCGGGAGGTGGCCGATGAATTGGCGGGCAAACGGCCCTCGGCCGACACCCGCAAACTTCTTGAAGAGCGACGCGACGAGGTCCCTGATTTTTCCGAACTCTTCATCGTGGATCATGAAGGCCGGCTCCTGGTCTCCTCGCATCCGGACCGCAAGGGAGCGGCTTCGGGCATCGACCCGAAAGCGCTGGAGCGCGGCCTTGCGGACCGTTTTCTCCATGGACCGTACCTCGATCCCGTAACATTGCGGCTTGGTCCGTCAACCTCCCGCTTTCACGACGAAGCGACCTTGATGTTCCTGCATCCCGTTCGCCTTGACGGCCAAGCCGCGGGGTGCGTGTGCGGCCGCGTGCCCAACGACGTTCTGGGGGATCTCATCCAGCGCGAAGCCGGCCATGTTTTCCCGGAATCCGGGGACAACTATTTGTTCATGGCAAAATCCCGCTTTGATCCTTCCATTGCCCAGGGCACGGCCCTGTCCCGTTCCCGGTTCGAGGACGACACGTTCAGTTTCGGGGAAAACCTGAAGAGCGGCGTCCATACCCAATGGGGCACGGTCAAGGTGAAGAAGCACACGGAATTCGAGCTGCGCTTCACGGATCCGGCCACCGGGGAACTGCATCCCGGGGTTCGGGAAACCATCCGCAAGGGCGAAAACCTTTTTGTCGAATATCCCGGCTATTCCGACTACCGACACATACCGGTCATCGGCAGGGGGATCACCTTTCAGATGCCCGGTTCGCCGGACAAGTGGGGCATGATGTGCGAGGGAGACCTGGAAGAAGTCTACCGACCGCGCTCCGTAAGCTTCCGGTTGATATCCGCCGCGGCTCCGCTCGTCTTGGCCCCCTTGGCGGTCATGGCCGTTGCCGCCGCCGGGGGCGCGCCCCTCCTGCCGTCCCTGGCCGCGGCCCTTCTGGTCGCCTTTGTCGGGATGATCGCGTTTTCCCGGCGGATCCCCAAAAAACTGTCCGAGCGCCTGGACCTGATGACCGGGACCTTGCTTGGCGTGGCCGAGTGCGGGGCCGGTCTCTCCTCGCGGCTGGACGCTTCCAGAATGGGCAACGACGAAACAAGCCAGTTGGCTCGCTGGATCAACAGCTTCATGGACAAGCTCGACGGCATTGTCCAAAAAAACGTTCGGGAGACGGAAAAGGCGAATCAGGCCCGCGCCGCGGCGGTCAAGGCCACGGCTCTGGCTGAAAGCGCCAAGCGTGAGGGGATGCTCGCGGCCGCGTCGCAACTTGAAGGAGTCATCGGCGGAGTCAATCATGCGATCAATGACCTGGTTGGTCAGGTCGAGCAGGCCAACCGGGGGGTCAACGAACAGGACGCGAAAATATCGGAAACAGCCACCGCCATGGAGGAGATGAACGCCACGGTCATGGAGGTGGCCCGGAACGCGTCCAATGCCGCCTCCGGGGCGGACAAGGCCCGGGTGGAGGCGGAACAGGGCGTGGACATCGTGGGACGGTCCATCGAATCCATTTCCAAGGTCCAGCAGATGTCCCTCTCCGTGAAGGAAAGCCTTGATCAGTTGGGAACCCAGGCCATGCAGATCAACAGCATCATGAGCGTCATCGACGACATCGCGGACCAGACCAACCTGCTGGCATTGAACGCGGCCATTGAAGCGGCCCGGGCCGGAGACGCGGGCCGGGGGTTCGCCGTGGTGGCGGACGAGGTCCGCAAGCTCGCCGAAAAAACCATGGTCGCCACCAAGGAAGTCGAAGTCGCCGTTACGTCCATCCAGAGCGGCACGAACGACAACATCCAAGGGATGAACAACGCGGTGTGCGCCGTGGACGAGGCCATCGCCCTCGCGAATCGCTCCGGAGAAGCCCTGCGGAACATCCTGACCTTCGCGAGAGAGGTCGCGAATCAGGTCGGCTCCATTGCCGCGGCCACGGAGCAGCAATCCTCAGCCAGCGAGGAAGTCAACCGGAGCCTGAGCGACATCAACCGCATCACATCCGCCACGGCCCAGGTCATGGAACAGGCGACCAAGGCCATCAGCGACTTGTCCTCCCAGTCCTCGGAATTGCGGGAGCTGATGAACAGCTTGAGGTAG
- a CDS encoding polyphenol oxidase family protein: MTIIPFSFPGLPNIKAAFTTRLGGVSQEPRAEANLSWEVGDEDARVLANRRILQRRLGFDHWFETRQVHGVEMVIDPGPPKTGPKAGPGAGTGTETGTDDVSLRPTLEADGSATSRPGLALIVKTADCQPILLAHRDGGHVAALHCGWRGNRQGFPQKGVAAFCEAYNLRPEDVLAVRGPSLGPGASEFVNFDLEWGDDFRDYFDPAAKTVDLWRLTRDQLLAAGLRPDHIFGLDLCTANLPETFFSYRRDKVTGRQVGLIWIA, from the coding sequence ATGACCATCATCCCCTTTTCCTTTCCCGGCCTGCCGAACATCAAGGCGGCCTTCACCACCCGGCTGGGCGGCGTGAGCCAAGAGCCCCGCGCCGAGGCCAATCTGTCCTGGGAAGTGGGGGACGAGGATGCCCGGGTCCTGGCCAACCGCCGGATTCTGCAACGCCGACTGGGCTTCGACCACTGGTTCGAGACCAGACAAGTGCATGGCGTGGAGATGGTCATCGACCCAGGCCCGCCAAAAACGGGACCGAAAGCGGGACCAGGCGCGGGAACGGGCACGGAAACCGGAACGGACGACGTCTCCCTACGCCCCACTCTGGAAGCCGATGGCTCGGCCACCTCCCGCCCCGGCCTGGCCCTGATCGTGAAAACCGCGGACTGCCAGCCCATCCTCCTGGCCCACCGGGACGGGGGACACGTGGCGGCCCTGCACTGCGGCTGGCGCGGCAACCGCCAGGGCTTCCCCCAAAAAGGCGTGGCCGCGTTTTGCGAGGCCTACAACCTTCGCCCCGAAGACGTTCTGGCCGTGCGCGGCCCCAGCCTGGGACCGGGGGCCAGTGAATTCGTCAATTTTGATCTGGAATGGGGCGACGACTTCCGGGACTACTTCGATCCCGCGGCCAAGACCGTGGACCTCTGGCGGCTGACCCGGGACCAGCTCCTGGCCGCCGGCCTGCGCCCGGACCACATCTTCGGTCTGGACCTCTGCACCGCCAACCTGCCCGAAACCTTCTTCTCCTATCGCCGCGACAAGGTCACCGGCCGCCAGGTCGGACTGATCTGGATCGCCTGA
- a CDS encoding 5-formyltetrahydrofolate cyclo-ligase, which yields MDKAALRRGLRVRREASAAAPAVHELIHHQVRGLPEWARILGGSRTVLVYLPLPGEVDTWPLIRELWGRGARTLAPCCCPERSGEMDFLEFRSTDELVPGRYDILEPDRQICRLCAPHDADAVLVPALAFDRDGYRLGFGGGYYDRLLSRLDPHILTIGPTFHDTLLDRLPRDAHDQPVRVVCTERETIRPPR from the coding sequence ATGGACAAGGCCGCGCTGCGCCGCGGGTTGCGGGTTCGGCGCGAGGCGTCGGCCGCGGCCCCGGCGGTCCACGAACTGATTCACCACCAGGTTCGCGGCCTGCCCGAGTGGGCCCGGATACTCGGCGGGTCGCGGACCGTCCTGGTCTATCTGCCGCTGCCGGGCGAAGTGGACACGTGGCCGCTGATTCGAGAACTTTGGGGCCGGGGTGCGCGCACCCTGGCCCCTTGTTGTTGTCCGGAGCGCTCCGGGGAAATGGATTTTCTGGAGTTTCGATCCACGGACGAGCTTGTGCCCGGCCGCTACGACATCCTGGAGCCGGACCGCCAAATCTGCCGCCTCTGCGCCCCGCACGACGCGGACGCCGTGCTGGTCCCGGCCCTGGCCTTTGACCGCGACGGATACCGGCTGGGCTTCGGCGGCGGCTACTACGACCGCCTGCTCTCCCGGCTCGATCCGCACATCCTGACCATCGGCCCGACCTTTCACGACACCCTGCTGGACCGCCTGCCCCGGGACGCCCACGACCAACCCGTGCGCGTCGTCTGCACGGAACGGGAAACCATCCGCCCCCCGCGATGA
- the ahcY gene encoding adenosylhomocysteinase: protein MTRILDTTTDCKVRDMSLAQWGRQEIEIAETEMPGLMALRKEFGPSKPLKGARIAGCLHMTIQTAVLIETLIHLGAEVRWSSCNIFSTQDHAAAAIAAAGIPVFAWKGETEEEYWWCVDQTIQGPDGWTPNMLLDDGGDLTQVLHEKRPELMAGVRGLSEETTTGVHRLYQMEKAGTLKCPAFNVNDSVTKSKFDNLYGCRESLADGIKRATDVMVAGKVVVVAGYGDVGKGCAQAMRGLGARVLITEVDPIIALQAAMEGYQVLTMEEAAPLGDIFVTATGCRDVVTRGHMDVMKDQAIVCNIGHFDLEIDVAGIRELNWINIKPQVDHIVFPDGKRIILLAEGRLVNLGCATGHPSFVMSASFTNQVIAQIELWTNPDKYENKVYVLPKLLDEKVARLHLGKLGVGLTTLTTAQADYLGVSPDGPYKPDYYRY from the coding sequence ATGACCAGAATTCTCGACACCACCACGGACTGCAAGGTTCGCGACATGTCCCTGGCCCAATGGGGCCGCCAGGAGATCGAGATCGCGGAAACCGAGATGCCCGGGCTGATGGCCCTGCGCAAGGAGTTCGGCCCGTCCAAGCCCCTGAAGGGCGCGCGCATCGCCGGTTGCCTGCACATGACCATCCAGACCGCGGTGCTCATCGAAACCCTGATCCACCTGGGCGCGGAGGTCCGGTGGAGTTCCTGCAACATCTTCTCCACCCAGGACCACGCCGCCGCGGCCATTGCCGCCGCCGGGATTCCGGTCTTCGCCTGGAAGGGCGAAACCGAGGAGGAATACTGGTGGTGCGTGGACCAGACCATCCAGGGCCCGGACGGCTGGACCCCGAACATGCTCCTGGACGACGGCGGGGACCTGACCCAGGTGCTGCATGAGAAGCGCCCGGAACTGATGGCGGGCGTGCGCGGCCTGTCCGAGGAAACCACCACCGGCGTGCACCGGCTCTACCAGATGGAAAAGGCCGGCACCCTGAAGTGCCCGGCCTTCAACGTCAACGATTCCGTGACCAAGAGCAAGTTCGACAACCTCTACGGCTGCCGGGAGTCCCTGGCCGACGGGATCAAGCGGGCCACGGACGTGATGGTGGCCGGCAAGGTCGTGGTGGTGGCCGGATACGGAGACGTGGGCAAGGGCTGCGCCCAGGCCATGCGCGGCCTTGGGGCCCGGGTACTGATCACGGAGGTCGACCCGATCATCGCCCTGCAGGCGGCCATGGAAGGCTATCAGGTGCTGACCATGGAAGAGGCCGCGCCGCTGGGCGACATCTTCGTCACGGCCACGGGCTGCCGGGACGTTGTCACCCGTGGGCACATGGACGTGATGAAGGACCAAGCCATTGTCTGCAACATCGGTCACTTTGACCTGGAAATCGACGTGGCCGGGATCCGCGAGCTGAACTGGATCAACATCAAGCCCCAGGTGGACCACATCGTGTTCCCGGACGGCAAGCGGATCATCCTTCTGGCCGAGGGACGGCTGGTCAACCTGGGCTGCGCCACGGGCCACCCCTCCTTCGTGATGTCCGCCTCCTTCACCAACCAGGTCATCGCCCAGATCGAACTGTGGACCAACCCCGACAAGTACGAGAACAAGGTCTACGTCCTGCCCAAGCTGCTGGACGAGAAGGTGGCCAGGCTGCACCTGGGCAAACTGGGCGTGGGACTGACCACCCTGACCACGGCCCAGGCCGACTATCTGGGCGTGTCTCCGGACGGCCCCTACAAGCCGGACTACTATCGCTACTAA
- the murA gene encoding UDP-N-acetylglucosamine 1-carboxyvinyltransferase, whose translation MDKLVIEGNVPLRGRIRVSGSKNAALPILLACILAEGPIRLRNVPKLRDIATTLQLLRLLGCEAEQNGETVVTCVGANLIPEAPYELVRTMRASVLCLGPLLARLGKAEVALPGGCAIGSRPVDLHLRGLERMGATFELEAGNIVGRCDRLKGAHINFDFPTVGGTENLLMAASLAEGETILENAAREPEVTNLADFLNACGAKIEGQGTSIIRVQGVERLTGAEFSVMPDRIEAGTYLVAAVITDGELYLENCSMADLDAVVYKLREMGVWIQEGKNGVLAKRGTRLVGVDVMTQPFPGFPTDMQAQLMTLMGLADGSGTIKETIFENRFMHVQELVRMGARIKVSGQNALVRGVDHYVGAPVMASDLRASASLVLAGLAAKGTTEVRRIYHLDRGYEDLEAKLSQVGARIRRVAQ comes from the coding sequence TTGGATAAACTGGTCATTGAAGGGAATGTTCCCCTGCGCGGGCGAATCCGGGTCAGCGGGTCGAAAAACGCGGCTCTGCCCATTTTACTGGCCTGCATCCTGGCCGAGGGCCCGATCCGTCTGCGCAACGTTCCCAAGCTCAGGGACATCGCCACGACCCTCCAACTGCTGCGCCTGTTGGGCTGCGAGGCCGAGCAGAACGGCGAGACCGTGGTCACCTGCGTGGGGGCGAACCTGATTCCCGAGGCCCCCTATGAATTGGTGCGCACCATGCGCGCCTCGGTGCTCTGCCTGGGGCCGCTGCTGGCCCGGCTGGGCAAGGCCGAGGTGGCCCTGCCCGGCGGGTGCGCCATCGGCTCCCGCCCGGTGGACCTGCACCTGCGCGGCCTGGAACGGATGGGGGCCACGTTCGAGCTGGAGGCCGGAAACATCGTCGGCCGGTGCGACCGGCTCAAGGGGGCGCACATCAATTTCGACTTCCCCACGGTGGGCGGGACGGAAAACCTGCTCATGGCCGCCAGCCTGGCTGAAGGCGAAACCATCCTGGAAAACGCGGCCCGGGAGCCCGAGGTGACCAATCTGGCCGATTTCCTGAACGCCTGCGGCGCGAAGATCGAGGGCCAGGGCACCAGCATCATCCGCGTCCAGGGCGTGGAGCGGCTCACCGGGGCCGAGTTCAGCGTCATGCCGGACCGGATCGAAGCCGGAACCTACTTGGTGGCCGCGGTGATCACGGACGGCGAACTCTATCTGGAGAACTGCTCCATGGCCGACCTGGACGCCGTGGTTTACAAGCTGCGGGAAATGGGGGTCTGGATCCAGGAGGGCAAGAACGGAGTTCTGGCCAAGCGCGGGACCAGGCTGGTGGGCGTGGACGTGATGACCCAGCCTTTTCCCGGCTTCCCCACGGACATGCAGGCTCAGCTCATGACCTTGATGGGCCTGGCCGACGGCTCCGGGACGATCAAGGAAACCATCTTCGAGAACCGCTTCATGCATGTCCAGGAATTGGTCCGAATGGGCGCGCGGATCAAGGTCTCGGGCCAGAACGCCCTGGTCCGGGGCGTGGATCACTATGTCGGGGCCCCGGTCATGGCCTCGGACCTGCGGGCCAGCGCCTCCCTGGTCCTGGCCGGCCTCGCGGCCAAGGGGACCACGGAGGTCCGGCGGATCTATCACCTGGACCGGGGCTACGAGGATCTGGAAGCCAAACTGTCCCAGGTTGGGGCTCGAATTCGCCGCGTGGCCCAATAA
- a CDS encoding helix-turn-helix domain-containing transcriptional regulator, with the protein MNEPHISHEEATIASFRRDPAFAAEYLNAVLEDGTQEEVMTALRRVAEAFGMKHVAESARLNPKTLYRTLSSKGNPELRTLRSILDTMDMRLAVTPKHVPNNAA; encoded by the coding sequence ATGAATGAACCACACATCTCACACGAAGAAGCTACCATTGCCAGCTTTCGGCGGGACCCCGCGTTTGCAGCGGAATACTTGAATGCCGTCCTCGAAGATGGAACACAGGAAGAAGTCATGACAGCCTTGCGCCGGGTCGCCGAAGCGTTTGGCATGAAGCATGTCGCCGAATCGGCCCGACTCAACCCGAAAACGCTGTACAGAACCTTATCCTCCAAAGGCAACCCGGAGTTGAGAACATTGCGAAGTATTCTCGATACCATGGATATGCGTCTGGCGGTCACGCCCAAGCATGTTCCCAACAATGCCGCGTGA
- a CDS encoding type II toxin-antitoxin system RelE/ParE family toxin has translation MRIVHYTTEQGVDLFQKWLDDLRDFRARVAILRRVDRMEQGNFGDCKPCSEGVSELRIDVGPGYRVYFFQHEEKVVVLLGGGDKRRQQADIKKAITSRAEYLHRIKSERDHHE, from the coding sequence ATGCGAATCGTTCATTACACGACTGAACAGGGCGTTGACCTCTTCCAAAAGTGGCTGGATGATTTACGGGACTTCCGTGCACGTGTTGCGATTTTGCGCAGGGTTGATCGGATGGAGCAAGGCAATTTCGGTGATTGCAAGCCATGCTCTGAGGGTGTTTCCGAGCTGCGAATTGATGTCGGCCCTGGATATCGAGTTTATTTTTTCCAACACGAAGAAAAGGTCGTTGTTCTCCTTGGCGGCGGCGACAAGCGCAGACAACAAGCGGACATCAAGAAGGCCATCACGTCCAGGGCCGAGTACCTGCACCGCATCAAATCAGAGCGAGACCATCATGAATGA
- a CDS encoding patatin-like phospholipase family protein, with amino-acid sequence MTGDTASSRPRTPCALDDLRSARLGLVLGGGAARGFAHIGFLQELSRAGLRPACLAGSSIGAFIGAVYAGGDWPRFVDRALTLQRLDLLRMVDPVLMKCGLMDGDKILEFLAGFLRVENLEECDPPLAVNATDAVTGEEVVITTGPIIPAVRASIALPGMFTPGKVKDRLLLDGGLINPLPVNICRRMGAEVVVAVDLNAHVLETGGCSADLIASGRKPSLVSVLIHSMYIMQRTVNLMRLEKEPPDFLIQPELRDFRLLDFFKGPACAEAGARAAREFLRDLECPV; translated from the coding sequence ATGACCGGAGACACCGCTTCCTCCCGCCCACGCACCCCATGCGCATTGGACGACCTGCGTTCCGCCAGGCTGGGACTCGTCCTGGGCGGAGGTGCGGCCCGGGGGTTCGCCCACATCGGATTTCTTCAGGAGTTGAGCCGGGCTGGGTTGCGTCCGGCTTGTCTTGCCGGCTCAAGCATCGGCGCGTTTATCGGCGCGGTCTATGCCGGAGGGGACTGGCCGCGCTTCGTGGACCGAGCCCTGACGCTGCAACGGCTGGACCTGCTGCGCATGGTCGATCCCGTTTTGATGAAGTGCGGACTGATGGACGGGGACAAGATCCTGGAGTTTCTGGCCGGCTTTTTGCGCGTCGAGAACCTGGAGGAGTGCGATCCGCCGCTGGCGGTCAACGCTACGGACGCGGTCACCGGCGAGGAGGTGGTCATCACCACCGGCCCGATCATTCCGGCGGTGCGGGCCAGCATCGCCTTGCCGGGCATGTTCACGCCGGGCAAGGTCAAGGACCGGCTTTTGCTGGACGGAGGACTGATCAACCCTCTGCCGGTCAACATTTGCCGTCGGATGGGGGCCGAGGTGGTGGTGGCCGTGGACCTCAACGCCCATGTTCTCGAAACCGGAGGGTGCTCGGCCGATCTCATCGCCTCGGGCCGCAAGCCCAGCCTGGTTTCCGTGCTGATCCACAGCATGTACATCATGCAGCGAACCGTGAACCTGATGCGCCTGGAAAAGGAACCGCCCGACTTCCTGATCCAACCGGAGCTGCGCGACTTCCGGCTGCTGGATTTTTTCAAAGGCCCGGCCTGCGCCGAGGCCGGAGCCCGGGCGGCCCGCGAATTTCTGCGCGACCTGGAATGTCCTGTTTGA
- the mutL gene encoding DNA mismatch repair endonuclease MutL: MPDHNPSIRILPPELQNQIAAGEVVERPASVLKELLENSLDADATRIQVVVDRSGQGLIQVQDDGFGIAPDQLELAVTRHATSKILSSEDLFSLNSFGFRGEALPSIASVSRLRLASLARGAETATFIDVDAGRVVGVGPAALPAGTRVEVRDLFVNVPARLKFLKTTTTEGKRCQDVFCRLALAHLGVHFEYTVGGRTALNLPPTPDLRRRLAAIWPPAVTDGLLEVDLARDGQRLYGMVGAPGTAQGQTDRMLLYVNLRPVQDKLLLRAVRDAYQGRLLSREYPQTALFLEIPPEEVDVNVHPAKSEVRFRDQKAIFSLVRAAVAQALERAEPKTFSLGPASTEPAEDAASGSRLADLAFGHRPDGRPGGHADDLADGLARARSDHFSPGRPPVQEVAYPDDPRSESRPKFSTLREYQRLFPTELRPRSDLVATVEASGDRAETIEPMIRPTSVGHSPQPLGPSGPDSAGVQYLGQVLNTYLVLATAEGLLLVDQHAAHERILFQRLRHSARPLPRDLLIPLELSLHPAQQEALEQLWTTLPEIGFRLDNPRPGLLLVRGLPEHLATGAAKEFLLDLLNEQPADLDLGHDPDQAQKTDPETDPARSLSRKLDPIWSLMACKSAITAGQELDRSEALHLLDAWLNCMDRAFCPHGRPITVRLGVNELEKLFKRKG, from the coding sequence ATGCCTGATCACAACCCCTCCATCCGCATCCTGCCCCCGGAACTGCAAAACCAGATCGCCGCCGGCGAAGTGGTGGAGCGTCCGGCCAGCGTGCTCAAGGAACTTCTTGAAAACAGCCTGGATGCCGACGCGACGCGGATTCAGGTCGTGGTGGACCGCAGCGGCCAGGGGCTGATCCAGGTTCAGGACGACGGATTCGGCATCGCACCGGACCAACTGGAACTGGCCGTGACCCGGCATGCCACCAGCAAGATTCTCAGCAGCGAAGACCTGTTCTCTCTAAACAGCTTCGGATTTCGGGGCGAGGCCCTGCCCAGCATCGCCTCGGTCTCGCGCTTGCGTCTGGCCTCCCTGGCTCGAGGGGCGGAGACGGCCACGTTTATCGACGTGGACGCCGGGCGCGTTGTCGGCGTCGGCCCTGCCGCCCTGCCCGCGGGCACCCGGGTGGAGGTCCGGGATCTGTTCGTCAATGTTCCCGCCAGGTTGAAATTCCTCAAGACCACCACCACCGAGGGCAAGCGCTGCCAGGACGTATTCTGCCGGCTGGCCCTGGCCCACCTCGGGGTGCACTTTGAATACACTGTGGGCGGTCGGACGGCCTTGAACCTGCCGCCCACTCCGGATTTGCGACGACGCCTGGCCGCGATCTGGCCGCCCGCGGTCACGGATGGGCTACTGGAGGTGGATCTAGCCCGTGACGGACAACGCCTGTACGGGATGGTCGGCGCGCCGGGCACGGCCCAGGGCCAGACGGACCGGATGCTGCTGTACGTCAACCTGCGTCCGGTGCAGGACAAGCTTTTGCTGCGCGCGGTCCGGGACGCCTACCAGGGGCGGCTGCTGTCCCGTGAGTATCCCCAGACGGCCCTGTTCCTGGAGATTCCGCCGGAGGAGGTGGACGTCAACGTCCATCCGGCCAAGTCCGAGGTCCGGTTTCGCGACCAGAAGGCCATCTTCTCCCTGGTCCGCGCCGCGGTAGCCCAGGCCCTGGAGCGTGCCGAACCCAAGACCTTCTCCCTGGGCCCCGCCTCCACCGAACCGGCAGAGGACGCGGCCTCCGGGAGTCGCCTCGCGGATCTGGCCTTCGGCCACCGCCCGGACGGCCGCCCCGGCGGCCACGCGGATGATCTCGCGGACGGTCTCGCCAGAGCCCGGAGCGATCATTTCTCCCCAGGAAGGCCACCAGTTCAGGAGGTCGCCTATCCGGACGATCCGCGCTCGGAAAGTCGTCCCAAGTTTTCCACCCTTCGCGAATATCAACGACTCTTTCCCACGGAACTCCGACCGCGTTCAGACTTGGTGGCGACGGTGGAAGCATCCGGAGACCGCGCGGAAACCATCGAGCCGATGATCCGGCCCACCTCCGTCGGCCACTCCCCGCAACCACTTGGGCCGTCCGGTCCTGATTCAGCCGGCGTTCAGTACCTGGGGCAGGTGCTGAACACCTATCTGGTCCTGGCCACTGCCGAAGGATTGCTTCTGGTGGACCAGCACGCGGCCCACGAACGGATTCTGTTTCAGCGTTTGCGCCATTCCGCCCGTCCGCTGCCCCGTGATCTGCTGATCCCCTTGGAACTGTCCCTGCACCCGGCTCAGCAGGAAGCCCTGGAACAGCTCTGGACGACCTTGCCGGAAATCGGGTTTCGCCTGGACAATCCCCGGCCCGGCCTATTGCTTGTTCGCGGTCTACCCGAACATTTGGCCACCGGCGCGGCCAAGGAATTTCTTCTGGATCTGCTCAACGAGCAACCCGCTGACCTTGATTTGGGCCACGACCCGGACCAAGCACAAAAAACGGATCCGGAGACGGACCCGGCCCGGTCCCTCTCCCGCAAGCTGGACCCGATCTGGTCCCTGATGGCCTGCAAAAGCGCCATTACCGCCGGTCAGGAGTTGGATCGCTCCGAAGCGTTGCACCTGCTGGACGCCTGGCTGAACTGCATGGACCGCGCATTTTGCCCTCATGGACGCCCTATTACCGTCCGTCTGGGGGTTAATGAGCTGGAGAAGCTGTTCAAGCGCAAGGGGTGA